The Deltaproteobacteria bacterium nucleotide sequence TTGTTCCAGTTTTTCTGCCGATTCCAAAAGGCCGGAAGGTAACCGGGCAAAGGTTTGAAGAAAGGTCATCGTATAAGCATAGATTCCCAGGTGTTTGTAATAAGATTGATTTTCATCGCCGTCCCGGTAACAGGGGATTGGAGATCGGGAAAAATAAAGGGCCTTGCCGGAATGGTCAAAGACCGTTTTGACATGTTTGGGATCAGGGATCTCCGCCGGATTGGTGATGCGATAGATGAGCGTACTCATCGGCCATTCGGGATGCGTTTGATGGCGGAAAATTAAATCGGAAACCGACTCAACCGGCAATAAAGGTTGATCCCCCTGGATATTTACGATCAGGGTCTCTGCAGAAAGGTGCATTTGGCCGGCCGCCTCGGCCACCCGATCGGTCCCGGAACGATGGTCCTGCCGGGTCATGACGATCTCCGCTTTGAAGGCTATGGCCGATTCAGCGATCCGCAGGTCATCGGTGGCCACCACCACCCGGGATATCCCCGGGATCTTTCTGGCCCGCAGAATAACCTGCCCGATCATGGGCAGACCCTGGATCAGGGCCAGGGGCTTTCCGGGGAAGCGAGAGGATTCATACCGGGCCGGAATGATGATGACGGTTTCCATAGGTCTATCCGCTTTGTCTTTGTGCGCCTGTGGCTGATAGTTTAAAAAGTTTACCAGTTTTTGTTGGCCTCGGCAACCAATTCTTCCGCCTTGGCAAAAATAGTTTCATCCATCCGGATATTAATGGCCATAACCAACAGGCGGGCCATCCGTTCATCGGTCCGTGAAAGAAGGTTTTTGGGATAGGCCAGTTTTCGAATCCCATCCTCCACCTTAAAGGGCCAGCCGTTGAGGCTGGGGGTTTTTTGAAGCAGCAGGTGTTCCCAGTTGCGATAATAGTGCCAGTTGTTTTCCAGGAAATAGATCAATCCCAGTCCCAATTTCTTGCCCATATCTTTCAAAGCCCAGGTCTTCTCCTGATCGGGTAAAGAAAAGGCCAGAAAGGTGGCGGTGTCTCCTTCAGGGTCCACCAGTTCCCGAAAACGAAGGTCTGTGATGCCGGAGAGGATTTTCTTTAAGTGGTTTTTATGGGTCTTTTGCCGGGCAATCATTTCCTTTAACTTGGACAATTGAGCCAGCCCCAAAGCCCCTTGAAGTTCCATCATTCTAAAATTGAAACCAATAAAACTCCTGCTTTCCAATCCCCGGTCCGGTCCGATATGATCATGGCCATGATCATGATATTCTGAGGCCCTCCGATAGAGTTCGGGGTCATCCATGATCAACATGCCCCCTTCTCCGGTGGTCATGGTCTTTACCGAATCGAAGGAGAAGGTCCCGATGGCTCCAAAGGAACCCAGGTACTTCCCATTAATAAAGCCGCCGCTGGCCTGGGCGGTGTCCTCAATAACCGGGATATGGTATTGTTCGGCCACGGCCATGATCTCTTCGATCCGGGCTTGTGCCCCCAGCATATGAACCGGTATGATGGCCTTGGTCCGCGGAGTGATTTTTTTAGGCAGTTCTTTGGGGTCTAAGTTCAGTGTGTCATCAATCCCTGCAAAGACCGGGACGGCCCCGCATTCCAGGATAGCCTCCCAGGTAGCAACGAAGGTGAACCCGCTGGTAATGACTTCATCCCCGAAACCTACGCCCAGGGCAGCCAGGGCCACTTTAAGGGCTGCACTGCCGGAAGAAACCGCCAGGGCGTGTTTCCTGCCGGTGAATTCTGCAAATTTTTTCTCAAACTCTTCAACTTTGTAACGCCCTTTTCGCTGGGCGGGAAAACCATAGCGAAACAAGACCCCGGTTTCCAGGACCTCCAATATTTCTTTTTTTTCTTCTTCCCCCATGACTTCATAACCAGGCATGATAAGCTCCTTAAAATATGGCTGTCGGCTATCAGTTGTCAGCTCAAAGAATAACTTTTTGGTTGTAAGAACTGAACGCTAATTGCTTATTTATTGTTGGATCCGTAAAAAGTCGCCTATGTCCCATTTTCGTCATTCCCGTGAAAACGGGAATCCAGTGGTTTTAAGTGGTTAAATATGGCCTGGATTCCCGCCTGCGCGGGAATGACGAGTTTTTACAAGTCCATCATTTTTGCCGCTCTTTAAAACACCTTCCTATACAAGGCCACGATATC carries:
- the kdsB gene encoding 3-deoxy-manno-octulosonate cytidylyltransferase; the protein is METVIIIPARYESSRFPGKPLALIQGLPMIGQVILRARKIPGISRVVVATDDLRIAESAIAFKAEIVMTRQDHRSGTDRVAEAAGQMHLSAETLIVNIQGDQPLLPVESVSDLIFRHQTHPEWPMSTLIYRITNPAEIPDPKHVKTVFDHSGKALYFSRSPIPCYRDGDENQSYYKHLGIYAYTMTFLQTFARLPSGLLESAEKLEQLRALESGYPIQVIESPQDSFEVDTPADLHFCT
- a CDS encoding DegT/DnrJ/EryC1/StrS family aminotransferase, whose protein sequence is MPGYEVMGEEEKKEILEVLETGVLFRYGFPAQRKGRYKVEEFEKKFAEFTGRKHALAVSSGSAALKVALAALGVGFGDEVITSGFTFVATWEAILECGAVPVFAGIDDTLNLDPKELPKKITPRTKAIIPVHMLGAQARIEEIMAVAEQYHIPVIEDTAQASGGFINGKYLGSFGAIGTFSFDSVKTMTTGEGGMLIMDDPELYRRASEYHDHGHDHIGPDRGLESRSFIGFNFRMMELQGALGLAQLSKLKEMIARQKTHKNHLKKILSGITDLRFRELVDPEGDTATFLAFSLPDQEKTWALKDMGKKLGLGLIYFLENNWHYYRNWEHLLLQKTPSLNGWPFKVEDGIRKLAYPKNLLSRTDERMARLLVMAINIRMDETIFAKAEELVAEANKNW